One Camelina sativa cultivar DH55 chromosome 3, Cs, whole genome shotgun sequence genomic window carries:
- the LOC104777597 gene encoding uncharacterized protein LOC104777597, producing the protein MISYGDGLIKPAEIPIFNGFYPCIWISKVERFFRFSQNNDVEKIRLVSSHLEGDALSWFKHVSFTNWKDFKSQLYVRFGNINPRGPPIQTSAYEVVLVKYSMQESNSAKKENNFPEEKPLTEKEESVCVKKLSHQQASDLEVAGKRFRENIKMASVKEKERLKSEKKRRFLKAWRFKFKDNKSESRKLIKHQLFSSEDGKSIGFFLHATVRLVQRRRRFQSLKRRKQAAMSLVMSNLRMMQVSKGLKQLIYGDMQPLQHAIGGVNQHLVLDEAGSQEHAITKVDSVLVNSTSVNVKIVDKAQEDRVCLVGDWNSFFSVWHRWRNMDLYQICWLNQQSLQQIKEKTSIQNDGGTHEESITQLSHQFVALSHLQVPISTLEPSHRNRSAYLGVLERFPSASMRKTSA; encoded by the coding sequence ATGATAAGCTATGGAGATGGTTTGATCAAGCCAGCCGAAATACCTATTTTCAATGGATTTTATCCGTGTATTTGGATTTCAAAGGTTGAAAGATTCTTTCGTTTTTCTCAAAATAATGACGTGGAGAAGATACGTTTGGTGTCGTCGCACTTGGAAGGAGATGCTTTGAGTTGGTTTAAGCATGTATCTTTCACAAATTGGAAAGATTTCAAGTCACAATTGTATGTTCGGTTTGGAAACATCAATCCTCGAGGCCCTCCGATACAAACTTCTGCTTATGAAGTGGTTTTGGTAAAATATTCAATGCAAGAGTCAAATTCAGCTAAGAAAGAGAATAACTTCCCTGAAGAGAAACCTTTGACTGAGAAAGAGGAATCTGTTTGTGTGAAGAAATTGTCTCATCAACAAGCTTCAGACTTGGAAGTAGCTGGCAAAAGATTTCGGGAAAACATTAAGATGGCTTcggtaaaagaaaaagaacgactgaaatcagagaagaagaggagatttTTGAAAGCTTggaggtttaaattcaaagataACAAGTCAGAGTCAAGAAAATTGATCAAACATCAACTCTTTTCTAGTGAAGATGGTAAGTCCAtcggtttttttttacatgctACAGTTAGATTAGtgcagaggaggagaaggttTCAGAGCCTTAAAAGGCGGAAGCAAGCTGCCATGTCATTGGTGATGTCCAACTTGAggatgatgcaagtttcaaaaGGGCTGAAACAGCTTATTTATGGGGATATGCAGCCATTGCAACATGCCATTGGCGGAGTAAATCAGCATTTGGTTCTAGATGAAGCCGGATCACAAGAGCATGCTATTACAAAAGTTGATTCTGTTTTGGTAAATTCAACTAGTGTTAATGTGAAGATTGTTGATAAGGCACAAGAAGATAGAGTGTGTTTAGTAGGTGACTGGAATTCTTTCTTTTCGGTTTGGCATCGTTGGCGAAACATGGACTTGTATCAAATTTGCTGGCTGAATCAGCAATCTCTACAACAAATTAAGGAGAAGACTTCAATCCAGAATGACGGAGGTACTCATGAGGAATCGATTACACAATTATCTCACCAGTTTGTGGCACTTTCACATCTTCAGGTACCAATCTCTACTTTGGAACCTAGCCATAGAAATCGAAGTGCCTATCTAGGTGTTCTTGAGCGTTTTCCATCTGCTAGTATGAGGAAAACTAGTGCTTAG
- the LOC104777594 gene encoding uncharacterized protein LOC104777594, which translates to MLVLHTPAGPVSAVRFITKTNPYAFSSSDSWLVPAPHTRRRKRVVLAVSNPDGSVKSKPTTTTTSASQIPSSGDETVFVGQENVPLEGVIQFDKPSSSTSSSKFTKWGRVALLAGGDVLALLIFSAIGRFSHGFPVFSIDTLHTADPFIAGWFLSAYFLGGYAEEGRGMKGRSNAVVAAAKSWIVGAPLGIVIRSASSGHIPASSFVLVTMGSTAVLLIGWRALLFSVLPTESKKKDDTYRKGSAFELFELLTSLIRRW; encoded by the exons atgttAGTTCTTCACACTCCCGCCGGACCTGTCTCTGCCGTCAGATTCATCACCAAAACCAATCCTtatgctttctcttcttccgaTTCATGGCTCGTCCCCGCTCCTCACACTCGCCGGCGAAAACGCGTCGTCCTCGCTGTCTCTAACCCCGACGGAAGCGTCAAGTCCAAAcccactactactactacctcAGCTTCTCAAATCCCTTCTTCAGGAGATGAAACAGTTTTCGTGGGTCAAGAGAACGTTCCTTTAGAGGGTGTGATTCAATTCGATAAGCCATCATCTTCCACTTCATCCTCTAAGTTCACCAAATGGGG ACGTGTGGCGTTACTTGCTGGTGGAGATGTATTGGCTTTGCTTATCTTCTCTGCTATTGGGAGATTTAGCCATGGTTTCCCTGTTTTTTCCATTGACACTCTCCACACAGCTGACCCTTTCATTGCTG GGTGGTTTCTGAGTGCATATTTCTTGGGAGGATATGCGGAGGAAGGGAGAGGAATGAAGGGTCGGTCTAACGCCGTGGTTGCAGCTGCGAAATCGTGGATTGTTGGAGCTCCG CTTGGAATAGTCATTAGGTCAGCTTCATCGGGTCACATCCCGGCTTCTAGCTTTGTGTTGGTGACGATGGGAAGCACCGCTGTTTTACTTATTGGGTGGAGAGCACTGTTATTTAGTGTGCTTCCTACAGAGtccaagaagaaagatgataCGTATCGGAAGGGTAGCGCATTCGAACTATTTGAG TTGCTTACTTCATTGATAAGACGGTGGTGA
- the LOC104779140 gene encoding F-box protein At5g10340-like, whose product MRLEWSSTCLVEEEEVGYHIRDDKRTPSNSIDGLVCFYSSTREITVINPTTRWSHKLPLANIQLDNNDFFEFPLPGFGKDYITGTYKIVWLHNVNKHNNTLLCEIFDFRVKQWRQVTPPPPDHCLNHTNLPTFANGWLYWFHLDTTKLIAFDLHMEMFQVIPNPIIETSSSSVVDIHFGSIDDDRRLVWASETNGDGMQHVWRLTNHNTGGALLRMDKMFPLT is encoded by the coding sequence ATGAGGTTGGAATGGTCTTCGACTTGtctagtagaagaagaagaagtaggaTATCATATTAGAGATGATAAAAGGACACCTTCCAATAGCATTGATGGTCTTGTCTGCTTCTATTCATCCACAAGAGAGATTACAGTGATAAACCCAACTACGAGATGGTCTCACAAGCTTCCTCTTGCCAACATTCAATTAGACAACAATGACTTCTTCGAGTTCCCTTTACCAGGATTCGGAAAAGACTACATTACAGGAACATACAAAATAGTGTGGTTGCATAACGTTAACAAGCACAACAACACCTTATTATGCGAGATTTTCGATTTCAGAGTCAAGCAATGGAGGCAGGTGACTCCACCTCCTCCTGATCATTGCTTAAACCACACCAACTTACCAACTTTTGCAAACGGATGGCTTTATTGGTTCCACCTAGACACGACGAAACTGATTGCTTTTGATCTTCACATGGAGATGTTTCAAGTCATTCCAAATCCTATTATtgagacatcatcatcatccgttGTTGATATACATTTCGGAAGCATAGACGATGATCGTCGTCTTGTGTGGGCTTCAGAGACGAATGGAGATGGCATGCAACACGTTTGGAGGCTCACTAACCACAACACTGGAGGGGCATTATTAAGAATGGACAAGATGTTTCCATTGACTTGA
- the LOC104777596 gene encoding peroxidase 9 isoform X2, which produces MTVLEKAIAKEPRMAASLLRLHFHDCFVQGCDASILLDDSATIRSEKNAGPNKNSIRGFQVIDEIKAKLEQVCPQVVSCADILALAARGSTVLSGGPSWELPLGRRDSRTASLNGANTNIPAPNSTIQNLLNMFQRKGLNEEDLVSLSGGHTIGVARCTTFKQRLYNQNGNNQPDETLERSYYYGLRSICPPSGGDNNISPLDLASPARFDNTYFKLLLWGKGLLTSDEVLLTGNVGKTAALVKAYAEDESLFFQQFARSMVNMGNIQPLTGFNGEIRKSCHVIN; this is translated from the exons ATGACTGTACTTGAAAAAGCCATAGCTAAAGAGCCAAGAATGGCAGCATCTTTACTCAGACTTCACTTCCACGACTGCTTCGTCCAG GGATGTGATGCATCAATCCTGTTGGATGATAGTGCTACCATAAGAAGTGAAAAGAATGCAGGACCAAACAAGAACTCCATTAGAGGGTTTCAAGTCATAGATGAGATCAAAGCCAAACTAGAGCAAGTTTGCCCTCAAGTCGTCTCCTGTGCCGACATTCTAGCTCTTGCTGCCCGTGGCTCAACTGTACTG AGCGGTGGACCATCATGGGAGCTTCCACTAGGGAGAAGAGACTCGAGGACAGCGAGCCTCAACGGCGCAAACACGAACATTCCTGCACCAAACTCCACTATTCAGAACCTCTTAAACATGTTCCAACGCAAAGGTTTGAACGAAGAAGACCTTGTTTCCCTATCAG GAGGACATACGATTGGAGTAGCGAGATGCACAACGTTCAAACAAAGGCTATACAATCAAAACGGTAATAACCAACCAGACGAGACACTAGAAAGATCCTACTACTATGGTTTAAGATCGATCTGTCCACCATCTGGCGGCGACAACAACATTTCACCTCTAGACTTAGCCTCTCCTGCTAGATTCGACAACACATATTTCAAGCTCCTCCTATGGGGCAAAGGCTTATTGACATCAGATGAAGTGCTTCTCACTGGCAACGTAGGCAAGACTGCTGCATTAGTTAAAGCTTACGCAGAAGACGAGAGCCTTTTCTTCCAACAATTCGCAAGGTCGATGGTTAACATGGGGAACATTCAACCTCTTACTGGTTTTAATGGTGAGATCAGAAAGAGTTGTCATgtgattaattaa
- the LOC104777595 gene encoding uncharacterized protein LOC104777595 yields the protein MKKWLVIAATVAIIAIVVRQGTTRYGWNKEAALETLKEWSDRLGIWAIPTYVAVHTVTLALCLPHAVFFEAGASMLFGFLPALLCVFSAKVLAASFSFWIGRFVFKSSTRATGWAKGNKYFNILSRGVERDGWKFVLLARFSPIPSYVINYALAATEVRFVADFLFPTVIGCLPMILQNASVGSLAGMAVASVAGKQKSQVWGYVFPVLGILSSVLISLRIKKYSAGITEASSDTSPSTQSANSSSLASSETSNPTYGSDGSKKSE from the exons ATGAAGAAATGGTTGGTGATCGCAGCCACGGTGGCTATAATTGCAATAGTCGTGAGACAAGGCACCACTCGATACGGATGGAACAAAGAAGCGGCGTTGGAAACGCTGAAGGAATGGTCAGATCGGCTCGGGATTTGGGCGATTCCGACTTATGTAGCGGTCCACACCGTAACCCTAGCTCTATGCCTCCCTCACGCCGTCTTCTTTGAAGCTGGTGCTTCTATGCTCTTTGGATTCCTCCCTGCTCTTCTCTGTGTTTTCTCTGCCAAAGTTCTCGCAGCTTCCTTCTCCTTCTGGATCGGCAG GTTTGTTTTCAAGAGTTCAACGAGAGCAACTGGGTGGGCTAAGGGAAACAAATACTTCAATATACTCTCGAGAGGAGTAGAGCGTGATGGTTGGAAGTTTGTTCTTCTTGCAAGGTTCTCGCCCATTCCTTCTTATGTCATAAACTACGCTTTGGCAGCCACTGAAGTCCGGTTTGTAGCTGATTTTCTGTTCCCTACAGTTATTGGCTGCCTCCCGATGATTTTGCAGAACGCATCAGTCGGTAGCCTTGCTGGTATGGCTGTGGCTTCTGTAGCCGGAAAGCAGAAAAGTCAGGTTTGGGGTTATGTTTTCCCTGTGCTTGGGATATTGTCAagtgttttaatttctttgagGATCAAAAAGTACTCGGCTGGAATTACAGAGGCATCATCAGATACTTCTCCCTCTACACAATCTGCTAACAGCTCTAGTTTAGCTTCATCTGAAACCTCGAATCCCACTTATGGAAGCGATGGATCCAAGAAAAGTGAGTGA
- the LOC104777596 gene encoding peroxidase 9 isoform X1, whose amino-acid sequence MAISMLIPGLVLFAMFSFDIVVAHPGLGFGWRSNRPIGGTFSSSLYPQFYQFSCPQADEIVMTVLEKAIAKEPRMAASLLRLHFHDCFVQGCDASILLDDSATIRSEKNAGPNKNSIRGFQVIDEIKAKLEQVCPQVVSCADILALAARGSTVLSGGPSWELPLGRRDSRTASLNGANTNIPAPNSTIQNLLNMFQRKGLNEEDLVSLSGGHTIGVARCTTFKQRLYNQNGNNQPDETLERSYYYGLRSICPPSGGDNNISPLDLASPARFDNTYFKLLLWGKGLLTSDEVLLTGNVGKTAALVKAYAEDESLFFQQFARSMVNMGNIQPLTGFNGEIRKSCHVIN is encoded by the exons ATGGCTATCTCAATGCTTATTCCTGGTCTTGTTCTCTTTGCCATGTTCTCCTTTGATATTGTTGTTGCTCATCCAGGTCTAGGATTTGGATGGAGAAGTAATCGCCCCATAGGAGGAACTTTTTCCTCAAGTCTTTACCCACAATTCTACCAGTTCTCTTGCCCACAAGCTGATGAGATTGTCATGACTGTACTTGAAAAAGCCATAGCTAAAGAGCCAAGAATGGCAGCATCTTTACTCAGACTTCACTTCCACGACTGCTTCGTCCAG GGATGTGATGCATCAATCCTGTTGGATGATAGTGCTACCATAAGAAGTGAAAAGAATGCAGGACCAAACAAGAACTCCATTAGAGGGTTTCAAGTCATAGATGAGATCAAAGCCAAACTAGAGCAAGTTTGCCCTCAAGTCGTCTCCTGTGCCGACATTCTAGCTCTTGCTGCCCGTGGCTCAACTGTACTG AGCGGTGGACCATCATGGGAGCTTCCACTAGGGAGAAGAGACTCGAGGACAGCGAGCCTCAACGGCGCAAACACGAACATTCCTGCACCAAACTCCACTATTCAGAACCTCTTAAACATGTTCCAACGCAAAGGTTTGAACGAAGAAGACCTTGTTTCCCTATCAG GAGGACATACGATTGGAGTAGCGAGATGCACAACGTTCAAACAAAGGCTATACAATCAAAACGGTAATAACCAACCAGACGAGACACTAGAAAGATCCTACTACTATGGTTTAAGATCGATCTGTCCACCATCTGGCGGCGACAACAACATTTCACCTCTAGACTTAGCCTCTCCTGCTAGATTCGACAACACATATTTCAAGCTCCTCCTATGGGGCAAAGGCTTATTGACATCAGATGAAGTGCTTCTCACTGGCAACGTAGGCAAGACTGCTGCATTAGTTAAAGCTTACGCAGAAGACGAGAGCCTTTTCTTCCAACAATTCGCAAGGTCGATGGTTAACATGGGGAACATTCAACCTCTTACTGGTTTTAATGGTGAGATCAGAAAGAGTTGTCATgtgattaattaa